A part of Amycolatopsis camponoti genomic DNA contains:
- a CDS encoding DUF6292 family protein → MIPLLTGIDREYGLLCGLTGYLAAVGAAVGVGDESCTVDLGTPVSGYVALDVRLARHPGRDMALLWDEHHGWAFAMETHSGEDLLVLAYLGGDLVPVPSRVSRFVAGLRSTGGPVAAPVPPDLRGDPGELVARLLRYRRDEWAAGGPFLRRAG, encoded by the coding sequence GTGATTCCCCTGCTGACCGGTATCGACCGTGAATACGGGCTGCTGTGCGGGCTGACCGGCTACCTGGCCGCGGTGGGCGCCGCGGTCGGCGTCGGCGACGAGTCCTGCACCGTGGACCTCGGCACCCCCGTGTCGGGTTACGTCGCCCTGGACGTGCGGCTGGCCCGCCACCCGGGCCGGGACATGGCCCTGCTGTGGGACGAGCACCACGGGTGGGCGTTCGCCATGGAGACCCATTCCGGCGAGGACCTGCTGGTGCTCGCCTACCTCGGCGGCGACCTCGTGCCGGTGCCGTCCCGCGTCTCCCGGTTCGTGGCCGGCCTCCGCTCCACGGGCGGCCCGGTCGCGGCGCCCGTTCCGCCGGACCTGCGCGGCGACCCCGGCGAACTGGTGGCCCGGTTGCTGCGCTATCGCCGCGACGAGTGGGCGGCGGGCGGCCCGTTCCTGCGCCGGGCGGGTTGA
- a CDS encoding MFS transporter, translating into MRLLPALVLGPLAGVLADRFDRRHTMIGCDLLRFALFASIPAVGLVVADRGAVVGWAAVTTFLIEALAMVWSPARDAAIPTLVPREQLEAANRLSLATTYGVTPVVAALAMAGLHGLAHLVFAGPAPAWGDPVTAALFLSAVTFLVNAAVLAMGIRELSGRGRVRAHPGIRRELGEAWGYIRRTPSVRGVVAGILVAFAGAGAGVVIGAVQRYSQVVGGGDVVFALLFAALFAGMALGVVGGPALVHAFSRRRWFALSIALAGISVAVPALAPGLGTAAAACVGTGAGAGMAFLVGWTLLGGEVGDELRGRVFGFVEAGGRVALLTTIAVASVLVGLGEVPPGIPAARVVLFAAGVAVLAAGLVGLRRIDDLPGVPVLPDLFRAVRRPGDESPSDRGRTTPSRRGRGSYGRDVGEAVRPGRCTFRGDGG; encoded by the coding sequence GTGCGCCTGCTGCCCGCCCTGGTGCTCGGTCCGCTGGCGGGAGTGCTGGCCGACCGGTTCGACCGCCGCCACACCATGATCGGCTGCGATCTCCTGCGGTTCGCGCTGTTCGCGTCCATCCCGGCGGTCGGGTTGGTCGTGGCCGACCGCGGTGCCGTCGTCGGCTGGGCCGCGGTCACGACCTTCCTGATCGAGGCCCTCGCCATGGTGTGGTCGCCGGCCCGCGACGCCGCGATCCCCACGCTGGTCCCGCGCGAGCAGCTGGAGGCGGCCAACCGGCTGTCCCTGGCGACCACATACGGCGTGACGCCGGTCGTGGCGGCCCTGGCCATGGCGGGGCTGCACGGGCTGGCGCACCTCGTCTTCGCCGGTCCGGCACCGGCGTGGGGCGATCCGGTCACGGCCGCGCTCTTCCTGAGCGCCGTGACGTTCCTGGTCAACGCGGCTGTGCTCGCGATGGGCATCCGCGAGCTGAGCGGCCGGGGCCGGGTCCGGGCCCACCCGGGTATCCGGCGTGAACTGGGCGAGGCGTGGGGATACATCCGCCGGACGCCGTCGGTGCGCGGCGTGGTCGCCGGGATCCTGGTCGCGTTCGCCGGAGCCGGAGCCGGCGTCGTGATCGGTGCGGTGCAGCGGTACTCGCAGGTCGTCGGGGGTGGGGACGTCGTCTTCGCGCTCCTGTTCGCGGCGTTGTTCGCCGGGATGGCGCTCGGCGTGGTAGGTGGTCCGGCGCTCGTGCACGCATTCTCGCGCCGTCGCTGGTTCGCGTTGTCCATCGCCCTCGCCGGGATCTCCGTGGCAGTGCCGGCCTTGGCGCCCGGCCTCGGCACGGCCGCGGCGGCTTGCGTGGGCACCGGTGCCGGCGCGGGCATGGCGTTCCTCGTCGGCTGGACGCTGCTGGGCGGCGAGGTCGGCGACGAGCTGCGCGGCCGGGTGTTCGGCTTCGTGGAGGCGGGCGGGCGGGTCGCCCTGCTGACGACGATCGCCGTCGCGAGCGTGCTCGTCGGTCTCGGTGAAGTCCCGCCGGGAATCCCGGCGGCCCGCGTGGTGCTGTTCGCCGCCGGGGTGGCGGTCCTCGCGGCCGGCCTGGTCGGGTTGCGGCGGATCGACGACCTCCCGGGCGTCCCGGTGCTGCCGGACCTGTTCCGGGCCGTGCGACGCCCCGGTGACGAAAGTCCCTCCGATCGGGGTCGAACGACGCCATCCCGCCGCGGCCGCGGATCGTACGGTCGGGATGTGGGGGAGGCGGTCCGACCGGGCCGGTGCACGTTCCGAGGCGATGGAGGGTGA
- a CDS encoding ABC transporter ATP-binding protein, with translation MDEPAIVVEDLRVRRGGHEVLRGIGCTIPRGTVTGLLGPNGCGKSTLMRSIVGVQIVESGSVTVLRRPAGSPELRRRIGYATQEPAIYGDLTVTETLRYFASVLGTRPSDVDRVIAETGLEASAGTLVGRLSGGQRGRANLAVALLGTPELLVLDEPTVGSDPELRDELWQLFHGLAAAGVTLLISSHVMDEAARCDELLLLHQGKLLAQDTPDGLRARTGADDLEQAFLRLIKGREGATR, from the coding sequence GTGGACGAACCGGCGATCGTGGTCGAGGACCTGCGGGTCCGCCGTGGCGGGCACGAGGTCCTGCGCGGGATCGGGTGCACGATCCCGCGGGGAACGGTGACCGGTCTGCTCGGGCCCAACGGCTGTGGCAAGAGCACGCTGATGCGCTCGATCGTCGGTGTGCAGATCGTCGAGTCGGGTTCCGTGACCGTGCTGCGCCGCCCCGCCGGAAGCCCGGAGCTGCGCCGACGGATCGGCTACGCAACGCAGGAACCGGCGATCTACGGCGATCTCACGGTGACCGAGACCTTGCGCTACTTCGCTTCCGTGCTCGGGACCCGTCCGTCCGATGTGGACCGCGTGATCGCGGAGACCGGCCTGGAGGCCTCGGCCGGTACGCTCGTCGGCCGGTTGTCCGGCGGCCAGCGCGGCCGGGCCAACCTGGCCGTCGCGCTGCTCGGCACCCCCGAACTGCTGGTGCTCGACGAGCCGACCGTCGGGTCCGACCCGGAGCTGCGCGACGAGCTCTGGCAGCTGTTCCACGGCCTGGCCGCGGCCGGAGTCACCCTGCTGATCTCGAGCCACGTCATGGACGAGGCCGCCCGGTGCGACGAGCTTCTCCTGCTGCACCAAGGCAAACTGCTCGCTCAGGACACTCCGGACGGGCTGCGGGCGCGGACCGGCGCGGATGACCTCGAGCAGGCATTCCTGCGGCTGATCAAGGGCCGGGAAGGAGCGACGCGATGA
- a CDS encoding AAA family ATPase has product MDAPWATVHETHIGVVFLLGDLAYKLKKPVDLGFLDFSARETRERVCHREVELNRRLAPDVYLGVSDVTGPDGSVCDHLVVMRRMPEDLRLSTLVRRGAPLHTTVRRLARQLAAFHARAERGPAIDADETRDAVRGRWRDSFAQVQPFQGTVLDPATAIEIEALAEEFLAGREALFAHRIAEGHIVDGHGDLLADDIFCLDDGPRVLDCLEFDDHLRHVDVLDDVAFLAMDLERLGAPELAEQLVADYREFSGDPAPPALLHHYLAYRAFVRVKVACLRSAQGDTEAAGLARAYADIALLHLRLGRIRLILVGGAPGTGKSTVAGGLADWLGATLLQSDRLRKELAGLTPAHRAAEGYRQGLYDSRHTDTTYTELACRAEALLSLGETVVLDASWSAARHRRLAADAAERASSPVLAVRCEVPETVAAQRITARNPDLSDATPQIAHRMAADADPWPEAHPLTTTGIPRESIRRAVVSLLPEHRKSSAQRHSGPPGDPADSARVEPEHHPDHEAGR; this is encoded by the coding sequence ATGGACGCACCCTGGGCCACTGTGCACGAGACCCACATCGGCGTCGTCTTCCTGCTCGGAGACCTCGCCTACAAGCTCAAGAAGCCGGTCGACCTCGGCTTCCTCGACTTCTCCGCGCGCGAGACCCGCGAACGGGTGTGCCACCGGGAGGTCGAGCTGAACCGGCGGCTGGCGCCGGACGTCTACCTCGGCGTCTCCGACGTCACCGGGCCGGACGGCTCGGTGTGCGACCACCTCGTCGTCATGCGCCGGATGCCCGAAGACCTCCGCCTCTCCACCCTGGTCCGCCGAGGCGCGCCCCTGCACACGACGGTCCGGCGGCTCGCCCGGCAGCTCGCCGCCTTCCACGCGCGTGCCGAACGCGGCCCCGCGATCGACGCCGATGAGACCCGCGACGCCGTCCGGGGCCGGTGGCGGGACAGCTTCGCGCAGGTCCAGCCCTTCCAAGGCACCGTGCTCGACCCGGCCACGGCTATCGAGATCGAAGCACTCGCCGAGGAATTCCTCGCCGGCCGCGAGGCCCTGTTCGCTCACCGGATCGCCGAAGGGCACATCGTCGATGGCCACGGCGACCTGCTCGCCGACGACATCTTCTGCCTCGACGACGGCCCGCGCGTGCTCGATTGCCTGGAATTCGACGACCACCTCCGGCACGTCGACGTGCTGGACGACGTCGCCTTTCTCGCGATGGACCTCGAGCGGCTCGGCGCCCCCGAACTGGCCGAGCAGCTGGTCGCCGACTACCGCGAGTTCTCCGGCGACCCCGCTCCCCCGGCGCTGCTGCACCACTACCTCGCCTACCGCGCGTTCGTGCGGGTCAAAGTCGCCTGCCTGCGCTCGGCACAGGGCGACACCGAGGCCGCCGGACTGGCCCGTGCCTACGCCGACATCGCGCTGCTGCACCTGCGGCTCGGCCGGATCCGGCTGATCCTCGTCGGCGGCGCCCCCGGTACCGGCAAGTCCACGGTCGCCGGCGGGCTCGCCGACTGGCTCGGTGCCACCCTCTTGCAGTCGGACCGGCTGCGCAAGGAGCTCGCCGGGCTGACGCCCGCCCACCGAGCCGCCGAAGGCTACCGGCAGGGCCTGTACGACAGCCGCCACACCGACACGACGTACACCGAGCTCGCTTGCCGGGCGGAAGCACTGCTGTCGCTCGGGGAGACTGTCGTGCTCGACGCGTCCTGGTCGGCCGCCCGGCACCGCCGGCTCGCCGCCGACGCCGCCGAACGGGCGAGCAGCCCCGTGCTCGCCGTACGGTGCGAAGTGCCGGAGACGGTCGCGGCGCAACGGATCACCGCCCGGAACCCCGACCTTTCCGATGCCACCCCGCAGATCGCACACCGGATGGCCGCCGACGCCGACCCGTGGCCGGAGGCCCACCCGCTCACCACCACCGGGATACCGCGGGAGTCGATCCGGCGGGCGGTGGTGTCCCTGCTGCCCGAGCACCGAAAGTCCTCGGCCCAGAGGCATTCCGGCCCTCCCGGCGACCCGGCGGACAGTGCGAGGGTCGAACCGGAACACCACCCCGACCACGAGGCAGGCCGATGA
- a CDS encoding ABC transporter permease, whose amino-acid sequence MSAAITFATTRRILTQLRHDPRTVALMIGVPSLLMILLRYVLNSEQRFSGIAPALLGIFPFTIMFLLTSVTTLRERTTGTLERLMTMPIGKFDLLLGYALAFGLLATLQVVVAAGISLTWLGLEIAGSVWVLLLIVVLDALLGTALGLFVSAFARTEFQAIQFLPVFVLPQFLLCGLFVPRDEMGWLLNAVSDALPLSYAVDALTHVTRSDTIDGTLVRNVAIIAGCAVLALLLGAATLRRRTP is encoded by the coding sequence ATGAGTGCCGCGATCACGTTCGCCACCACCCGCCGGATCCTCACCCAGCTGCGGCACGACCCGCGCACGGTCGCGCTCATGATCGGCGTGCCGAGCCTGCTGATGATCCTGCTGCGGTACGTCCTGAACTCCGAGCAGCGGTTCAGCGGGATCGCCCCGGCGCTGCTGGGGATCTTCCCGTTCACGATCATGTTCCTGCTCACCTCCGTCACCACCCTGCGCGAACGCACCACCGGGACACTCGAGCGCCTGATGACGATGCCGATCGGCAAATTCGACCTGCTCCTCGGCTACGCGCTGGCGTTCGGCCTGCTCGCCACCCTGCAGGTGGTCGTCGCCGCGGGGATCTCCCTGACCTGGCTCGGCCTGGAGATCGCCGGCTCGGTCTGGGTGCTGCTGCTCATCGTGGTGCTGGACGCGCTGCTCGGGACCGCGCTCGGGCTGTTCGTCAGCGCGTTCGCCCGCACCGAGTTCCAGGCGATCCAGTTCCTGCCGGTATTCGTGCTGCCGCAGTTCCTGCTGTGCGGCCTGTTCGTCCCGCGCGATGAGATGGGCTGGCTGCTCAACGCGGTGTCGGACGCGCTGCCGCTGTCCTACGCGGTGGACGCCCTCACCCACGTGACCCGCTCGGACACGATCGACGGCACGCTGGTCCGCAACGTGGCGATCATCGCCGGCTGCGCGGTCCTCGCCCTGCTGCTGGGCGCGGCCACCCTCCGGCGGCGAACCCCTTGA